ACATCAAGCAGACCCAAGGCTTCACGTTGATCGAACTGATGATCGTCGTCGCGATCATCGCCATTCTGGCGGCCATCGCTATTCCGGCCTACCAGGACTACACCATCCGCTCGCAGGTTTCCGAAGGTTCCAGCCTGGCTGACGGCGCCAAGACCGCCGTTGCCGAATACAAGGCCAACACCGGCACGTGGCCGGCCAACAACGTTGCTGCCGGTATGGCCGCCGCTGGCGACATCAAGGGCAAGTACGTTTCCTCGGTCGACGCTTCGGGCGGCAAGATCGTTGCCCTGTTCTCCGGCACCAAGGCTCACGCCAACATCACCGGCAAGAACCTCACCTTCTCGCCGATCAGCAACGTGGGCTCCATCGACTGGCGCTGCTACCCCGCCGCCGGTACCGACGTTGATCCGAAGTACCTCCCGGCCAGCTGCCGTCCGTAATACGGTCTGAGCACTGCTGAAAGGCTGCCGATTCGTCGGCAGCCTTTTTTATGCGCCGATTTCTACCGTCATTCGCCTATC
This genomic stretch from Tahibacter amnicola harbors:
- a CDS encoding pilin, with the protein product MNIKQTQGFTLIELMIVVAIIAILAAIAIPAYQDYTIRSQVSEGSSLADGAKTAVAEYKANTGTWPANNVAAGMAAAGDIKGKYVSSVDASGGKIVALFSGTKAHANITGKNLTFSPISNVGSIDWRCYPAAGTDVDPKYLPASCRP